In Thamnophis elegans isolate rThaEle1 chromosome 4, rThaEle1.pri, whole genome shotgun sequence, the following proteins share a genomic window:
- the TAAR2 gene encoding LOW QUALITY PROTEIN: trace amine-associated receptor 2 (The sequence of the model RefSeq protein was modified relative to this genomic sequence to represent the inferred CDS: inserted 3 bases in 3 codons) produces the protein MPPSISLIVLNLEINPVLKIHGLQVCEELYICLSGCIIITVFGNMTIIISIAYFRQLHSPTNFLILSMAITDFLLGSFIMPYSMVRSVENCWYFGMTFCKIHYSFDLMLCLVSIFHLCLIAVDRFYAICYPLHYSQKITVPRIRQLIIVCWSVPCSFAFGLGLSEAYASDIDFYEVLVACSSSCPIIFNKLWGTVLFSFGFFIPASVITGIYVKIFQVSKKHLRVMKSXGNKNSNQLSKSTDRKAAKTLSVVIGVFLFCWFPCFLTILIDPFLGFSTXAVLFDGLNWLGYFNSSCNPLIYGFFYPWFQKALXYILSGKIFQQHFSTANLFPEHK, from the exons ATGCCTCCAAGCATATCATTGATTGTTCTGAATTTGGAAATAAATCCTGTCCTGAAAATCCATGGCCTGCAGGTATGCGAGGAGctatatatatgtctaagtggaTGTATCATCATCACCGTCTTCGGAAATATGACTATCATCATCTCAATCGCCTATTTCAGACAGCTGCATTCCCCAACTAACTTCCTCATCCTTTCCATGGCCATCACCGATTTCCTCCTTGGCTCCTTCATTATGCCCTACAGCATGGTTAGATCAGTGGAAAATTGTTGGTATTTTGGAATGACTTTCTGCAAGATCCACTACAGTTTTGACTTGATGCTCTGCTTGGTGTCTATTTTTCACCTTTGCTTAATTGCAGTAGATCGATTCTACGCCATCTGCTATCCCCTTCATTATTCACAAAAAATTACAGTCCCTAGAATCAGGCAATTAATTATCGTTTGCTGGTCAGTGCCATGTTCTTTTGCTTTTGGGTTGGGTTTGTCTGAAGCGTATGCTTCTGACATCGATTTTTATGAAGTTTTGGTTGCATGTTCTAGTTCTTGtccaataatatttaataaacttTGGGGAACTGTTCTGTTTTCATTTGGTTTCTTCATTCCTGCCTCTGTGATAACTGGAATTTATGTAAAAATCTTCCAGGTGTCTAAAAAACATCTGAGGGTCATGAAAA TCGGCAATAAAAATTCTAACCAGCTTTCTAAAAGCACAGACAGAAAAGCTGCTAAGACCTTAAGTGTTGTGATAGGGGTTTTCCTCTTCTGTTGGTTTCCATGTTTTCTCACAATTTTAATTGACCCTTTTTTAGGTTTTTCAA CTGCTGTTCTGTTTGATGGCCTCAATTGGCTTGGTTACTTCAACTCCAGCTGTAACCCATTAATATATGGCTTTTTTTACCCATGGTTTCAAAAAGCTT GATACATCCTCTCAGGAAAGATATTCCAACAACATTTCTCTACTGCTAATCTCTTTCCTgaacataaataa